One genomic window of Boudabousia tangfeifanii includes the following:
- a CDS encoding Fur family transcriptional regulator, whose translation MQRMTRQRAAIEKAIAETDQFRSAQQLHDDLKEAGENIGLATVYRTLQAMAADDEIDMVRSEDGETRYRRCLAFVHHHHLICRNCDRTIEVEAGPVEAWIKEVAEEHGFSDLTHLADITGICEDCKNAKEN comes from the coding sequence ATGCAACGGATGACTCGCCAACGCGCAGCCATCGAAAAAGCTATTGCGGAAACCGATCAGTTTCGTTCAGCACAGCAACTTCATGATGACCTTAAAGAAGCCGGTGAAAACATCGGCTTGGCTACGGTTTACCGTACTTTGCAGGCCATGGCTGCTGATGATGAAATCGACATGGTTCGTTCGGAAGACGGGGAAACCCGCTACCGCCGCTGCTTAGCATTCGTCCACCACCATCATTTGATTTGTCGCAACTGCGATCGCACCATCGAGGTGGAAGCAGGACCAGTCGAGGCTTGGATTAAAGAAGTAGCAGAAGAGCATGGGTTCAGTGATTTGACCCATCTTGCTGATATTACTGGTATCTGCGAAGACTGTAAAAACGCTAAAGAAAACTGA
- a CDS encoding hemolysin family protein, with protein MTTNGLAGLPAVYLTLVSLGFFAVAGLLNAVETALERLSKATAQDLVDDERRGAEIVLAQVTDRAHTDYSVRSVRLVLQTLATIFLTLVIAAAGWRWWLVALVALGLNWLLLMLFVAVLPRQVSARWPGGTMLALQGLTSFTVKLNDLFAPLAGVVRRLKPEGPQTEAEARYEMADDLREMADQVGEAELFAEEDRQMLRSVFELGQTLVREVMLPRTDMITISEDESLSKALKLFVRSGFSRLPVTGEDADDIRGLVFFKDCARRVLGDPEEAQTPVSAAMRRAHFVPDNMYADDLMRQMQRDSFHMALAVDEWGGIAGLVTLEDLLEEVVGELRDEHDHAEGEPVQLSEDEWEVPARFSVDDLGELFDLELPDEDAATVGGLVASEVNKVPLPGTRIEVKGLEIIAGQTVGRRKQVATYLVRRQNAETERK; from the coding sequence ATGACCACCAATGGTTTAGCCGGTTTGCCGGCAGTCTATCTGACCCTAGTATCACTAGGGTTCTTTGCGGTTGCCGGTCTGTTAAATGCGGTGGAAACCGCCCTCGAACGACTTTCTAAGGCTACCGCACAAGACTTAGTTGATGATGAGCGTAGAGGCGCAGAAATCGTCCTCGCTCAAGTTACTGATCGAGCCCACACTGATTACTCGGTTCGTTCGGTTCGCCTAGTGCTACAAACTTTGGCCACCATTTTCTTGACTTTGGTAATCGCCGCAGCTGGCTGGCGTTGGTGGCTGGTAGCACTTGTCGCCCTCGGTTTAAACTGGTTGCTCTTAATGCTTTTTGTGGCTGTACTACCTAGGCAGGTGTCGGCTCGCTGGCCGGGCGGCACCATGCTGGCACTGCAAGGACTTACCAGTTTCACGGTTAAACTTAACGATCTCTTTGCTCCCTTGGCCGGAGTAGTACGCCGACTCAAGCCAGAAGGCCCTCAGACTGAAGCTGAAGCTCGCTACGAAATGGCTGACGATCTGCGCGAAATGGCTGACCAAGTGGGTGAAGCCGAACTCTTTGCGGAAGAAGATCGGCAAATGCTTCGTTCGGTTTTCGAACTAGGCCAAACACTCGTGCGCGAAGTCATGTTGCCACGTACTGACATGATTACGATTTCCGAGGATGAATCCCTCTCAAAAGCACTGAAATTATTTGTTCGCTCGGGGTTCTCGCGCTTACCCGTAACGGGCGAGGACGCTGACGATATTCGTGGCCTCGTCTTCTTCAAAGATTGCGCCCGCAGAGTGCTAGGTGATCCCGAAGAAGCACAGACGCCAGTTTCGGCAGCTATGCGCCGCGCACATTTCGTCCCTGACAATATGTACGCCGATGACCTGATGCGACAAATGCAGCGCGACTCTTTCCACATGGCATTAGCAGTAGACGAATGGGGTGGAATCGCCGGTTTGGTGACGCTAGAAGACCTGCTAGAAGAAGTGGTGGGCGAACTGCGTGACGAACATGACCACGCAGAAGGTGAACCAGTACAGCTCAGTGAGGACGAGTGGGAAGTACCAGCTCGCTTTTCCGTGGACGATCTGGGCGAACTATTCGACTTGGAATTGCCAGACGAGGACGCCGCAACTGTTGGCGGCCTTGTGGCCAGCGAAGTCAACAAGGTGCCACTGCCTGGCACCCGAATCGAAGTCAAGGGACTAGAGATCATCGCAGGACAAACTGTGGGTCGCAGAAAGCAGGTCGCCACCTACCTAGTTCGTCGTCAGAACGCAGAAACTGAGCGCAAGTAG
- a CDS encoding sugar ABC transporter permease, with translation MSKAKTLAPQPKLSWGQWFKELGWRHLIGVLVIIYCAVPLAYVLSASLKKNANLTGSNKLFQEVSFANYARLSETDYWHWILNSLFISSFTAVGTVLMASAAAYAFSRYRFRGREATLTFLLLVQMFPQMLAFVALFLLLLALKDVFPVLGLNSQIGLICVYLGGALGSNTFLMYGFFKTVPKELDEAARIDGASHAQIFWGIIMRLVTPVLAVVGLLSFISSFGDFVIAKVVLQTPDKFTLAVGMYNWAADSRTAPWGLFAAGAVVAAVPVIILFQFLQRYIVSGLTAGGVKG, from the coding sequence ATGTCTAAGGCAAAAACTCTCGCACCACAGCCCAAACTAAGCTGGGGACAATGGTTTAAGGAACTAGGTTGGCGGCACCTAATTGGCGTCCTCGTCATTATTTATTGTGCAGTCCCGTTAGCTTATGTCCTCTCGGCTTCTTTGAAGAAGAATGCTAACCTCACCGGTTCTAACAAACTTTTTCAAGAAGTTTCTTTCGCTAACTACGCTCGCCTGAGCGAAACTGACTATTGGCACTGGATTTTGAACTCTTTGTTCATTTCCTCTTTCACTGCAGTTGGTACCGTTTTAATGGCCTCGGCTGCTGCCTATGCTTTTTCTCGCTACCGTTTCCGAGGGCGTGAAGCGACCCTGACCTTCTTGCTGCTAGTGCAAATGTTCCCACAAATGTTGGCATTCGTGGCACTCTTCTTGTTGCTTCTAGCCCTGAAAGATGTTTTCCCGGTACTAGGTTTGAACTCGCAGATTGGTTTGATCTGTGTCTACCTAGGTGGCGCGCTTGGCTCGAACACCTTCCTCATGTACGGCTTCTTTAAGACTGTGCCCAAGGAACTCGACGAAGCTGCCCGCATCGATGGGGCAAGCCATGCACAAATCTTCTGGGGCATCATTATGCGATTGGTGACGCCAGTTCTGGCCGTAGTCGGCCTGCTATCCTTCATTTCTTCCTTCGGTGACTTCGTGATTGCCAAGGTAGTTTTGCAGACCCCAGATAAATTCACTTTGGCAGTGGGTATGTATAACTGGGCAGCGGACTCGCGAACCGCACCTTGGGGACTTTTCGCTGCCGGTGCGGTCGTAGCTGCCGTGCCAGTGATTATCCTCTTCCAGTTCTTGCAACGCTACATTGTTTCCGGTCTCACCGCCGGCGGCGTTAAAGGATAA
- a CDS encoding sugar ABC transporter substrate-binding protein, whose protein sequence is MRRGISIAAISALALTMAACGSSDEAKEDTQQPAPAQSAEGDGSAVAGELTIWADDTRSSQVAELSKDFTDKFGVKVNVVQKSESDMDKEFISQVPTGKGPDLIVLAHDRLGSLVSNGVVGTVDIADKAKDFSEAALSGVTYQGQTYGVPYAIENVALVRNNQLSKAEPKSFDEMLAAGKEANVEYPFIVQMGDKGDPYHFYGFQTSFGAPVFKQDDKGSYTTELTLGGEKGEAFADWLAKKGNEKVFDPAITGEIAKQAFLDGKAAFTVTGPWNVSAFREANMDITVLPIPAAGPEAAQPFVGVQGFFPSAKTENQLLVNKFLVDYLATEEAQQKMYDLGKRVPAMPAVAAKISDPDIQGFSEAGKSGAPMPAIPEMSAVWDFWGITEVDVVTGKQQPKEAWSTMVTNIENAIKK, encoded by the coding sequence ATGCGACGTGGCATTTCGATTGCAGCAATCTCAGCTTTGGCTTTGACTATGGCTGCTTGTGGTTCCTCAGACGAGGCCAAAGAAGATACTCAGCAACCAGCCCCAGCTCAGAGCGCCGAAGGTGATGGCTCGGCAGTAGCTGGTGAACTAACCATTTGGGCCGATGATACCCGCTCCTCGCAGGTAGCCGAATTGAGCAAGGATTTCACCGACAAGTTCGGTGTCAAGGTAAACGTAGTACAGAAGTCCGAATCCGACATGGATAAGGAATTTATTTCCCAGGTGCCAACCGGTAAGGGGCCAGACTTGATCGTTTTGGCTCACGACCGTCTTGGCTCCCTAGTTTCCAACGGGGTAGTGGGCACCGTGGATATCGCTGACAAAGCTAAGGACTTCTCTGAAGCGGCACTTTCTGGCGTCACTTACCAAGGCCAGACCTACGGCGTTCCTTATGCCATTGAAAACGTGGCTTTGGTCCGTAATAACCAGCTTTCCAAGGCTGAACCAAAGAGCTTTGATGAGATGCTAGCTGCCGGTAAGGAAGCAAACGTCGAATACCCATTCATCGTTCAGATGGGCGATAAGGGCGACCCTTACCATTTCTACGGTTTCCAAACTTCCTTTGGCGCACCTGTTTTCAAGCAGGACGATAAGGGTTCTTACACCACTGAACTAACCCTTGGTGGAGAAAAGGGTGAAGCCTTTGCTGACTGGTTAGCCAAGAAGGGCAACGAAAAGGTATTTGATCCAGCAATCACTGGTGAAATTGCCAAGCAGGCCTTCCTCGACGGCAAGGCTGCCTTCACTGTTACCGGACCATGGAACGTAAGTGCTTTCCGTGAAGCCAACATGGACATCACTGTGCTGCCAATCCCAGCTGCAGGTCCCGAAGCTGCCCAGCCATTCGTAGGTGTTCAGGGCTTCTTCCCCTCGGCAAAAACCGAAAACCAGCTCTTGGTCAACAAGTTCCTGGTTGACTACCTAGCTACCGAAGAAGCACAGCAGAAGATGTACGACCTCGGCAAGCGAGTTCCTGCCATGCCAGCGGTTGCCGCCAAGATCTCCGATCCTGATATTCAGGGCTTCTCCGAAGCGGGTAAGTCCGGTGCTCCGATGCCAGCTATCCCAGAAATGTCCGCGGTTTGGGATTTCTGGGGCATTACCGAAGTTGACGTAGTCACCGGTAAGCAGCAGCCTAAGGAAGCCTGGTCGACCATGGTAACCAACATCGAAAACGCCATCAAAAAGTAA
- a CDS encoding LacI family DNA-binding transcriptional regulator yields the protein MSARVRLDDIAKLAGVSPATVSRVINGTGQVRESTAESVRLAMDTLGYDRPSALSRTSLAPVGLILPELTNPVFANYAHHLQLELAHRGHPAFICSQAPGGMTENQLIDSLLSAGCAGLIFVCGRHADSQANLEQYQELLDKEIPFVLINGPRSELAAPSVCVNYDAGMQTAIYHLKQLGHRKIALVCGRDNAIPAKLQRDAYQTYMEKNFGADSLTVIPTFYTFAGGQSAAQEVIRAGATAVIAGSDLQALGVISGATSLGAKVPQDLSVIGFDDSALMTHTTPPLTTLRQPVVTIANAAVQVLSEEISANKLQTCELRFAPDLIQRGSTTPPLN from the coding sequence ATGTCCGCTCGCGTTCGCCTCGATGACATTGCAAAGTTAGCTGGAGTTTCACCAGCTACAGTTTCTCGAGTTATTAACGGCACTGGCCAAGTGCGAGAAAGCACCGCCGAATCTGTGCGTCTGGCCATGGACACCCTCGGATACGACCGTCCTTCAGCACTTTCGCGCACTTCCCTGGCTCCCGTCGGCTTGATTTTGCCCGAGCTAACCAATCCCGTTTTTGCCAACTATGCACACCACCTACAGCTAGAACTAGCTCACCGCGGCCATCCAGCCTTTATCTGTTCCCAAGCCCCGGGGGGCATGACCGAAAACCAACTCATTGATTCGTTACTAAGCGCTGGTTGCGCAGGACTAATTTTTGTCTGTGGGCGACATGCCGATTCTCAAGCCAATCTGGAGCAATACCAAGAGTTATTGGATAAAGAAATTCCATTTGTCTTAATTAATGGCCCACGTTCGGAACTGGCAGCTCCGAGCGTTTGTGTCAACTATGACGCGGGGATGCAAACCGCTATCTACCATCTAAAACAACTTGGACACCGCAAAATCGCCTTAGTTTGCGGTCGAGATAATGCCATCCCAGCAAAGCTACAGCGAGACGCCTATCAAACTTATATGGAAAAGAACTTTGGCGCAGACAGCCTCACGGTCATCCCCACTTTCTACACTTTTGCTGGAGGACAGTCCGCTGCGCAAGAAGTTATCCGAGCAGGCGCCACTGCGGTTATCGCCGGATCCGACCTACAAGCCCTAGGAGTAATTTCTGGAGCCACCTCGCTGGGAGCGAAAGTACCGCAAGATCTTTCAGTAATCGGATTTGATGACTCAGCACTAATGACTCATACGACTCCCCCACTCACTACTCTTCGACAGCCAGTGGTAACCATTGCAAACGCTGCCGTTCAAGTGTTAAGCGAAGAAATCTCGGCAAATAAATTACAGACTTGCGAGTTGAGATTTGCACCTGATTTAATTCAAAGAGGTAGTACCACACCACCACTTAACTAA
- the recO gene encoding DNA repair protein RecO: protein MAAKTFRTKGIVLRTDRLGEADRIITLLTIDQGIIRAVAKGVRRTSSRYGARLELFSVIDAQLLSGRNLDILTQVEVLYPFAQLIARDYDLYTAGAIIVETALQLFAEDDPDPSHYRLTLGALNALARRHHDPDLVLSAFLLRAMAQQGWAPQLGVCGNCGTNLNLNFFSVPQGCSICDDCATIEAMDLPRPGSQIAAALLRGDWDLAETAARQTQKEIAHLATTYAQWHLERKLKSVPVRQHGRTS from the coding sequence TTGGCTGCGAAGACTTTTCGCACAAAAGGGATTGTGCTGCGAACCGATCGTTTAGGCGAGGCCGATCGCATCATCACTCTCTTAACGATCGACCAAGGAATCATTCGAGCTGTCGCCAAAGGGGTTAGACGCACCTCTAGTCGTTATGGGGCACGTTTAGAGTTATTCTCAGTGATCGATGCCCAATTACTGAGCGGTAGGAATCTTGACATTCTTACCCAAGTGGAAGTGCTTTACCCCTTTGCGCAGTTAATCGCCCGGGACTATGACTTGTACACGGCCGGTGCCATAATCGTGGAAACTGCGTTACAGCTATTTGCCGAGGACGATCCTGATCCCTCGCATTATCGCCTGACATTAGGAGCACTGAATGCCTTGGCGAGACGTCATCATGACCCTGACCTAGTACTCTCTGCTTTCTTGCTTCGGGCGATGGCACAGCAAGGCTGGGCGCCTCAATTGGGAGTCTGCGGCAACTGCGGGACGAACCTTAATCTTAACTTTTTCTCAGTTCCGCAAGGCTGCAGTATTTGCGACGATTGTGCCACGATTGAAGCAATGGATTTACCACGGCCAGGTTCGCAGATAGCTGCCGCTTTATTACGCGGTGACTGGGATTTGGCAGAAACGGCTGCTAGGCAAACTCAAAAAGAAATTGCGCATTTAGCGACCACTTATGCACAATGGCATTTGGAACGAAAGCTCAAATCGGTGCCGGTGAGGCAACATGGAAGGACTAGCTGA
- a CDS encoding isoprenyl transferase, with translation MSEIAPPGKSGLTIPPSLRSHAQLVPEHVAIIMDGNGRWANQQGLPRTAGHTAGEASLMDTIAGAIEAGVKVLSVYAFSTENWRRSPTEVRFLMGYSREVLRRRCDELKAWNVRVRWSGRRPKLWKSVISELERAERLTANNTGLTLVMNLNYGGRAELADAAAKIAQEVADGKLNPQRITPQTIQKHLYLPDLPDVDLLIRTSGEQRFSNYLLWQCAYAEMVFWPNPWPEFGREPLWQVLLEYLQRDRRFGGAIDQVTKS, from the coding sequence ATGAGTGAGATTGCACCCCCAGGAAAAAGTGGGCTTACCATCCCGCCCTCACTTCGTTCCCATGCCCAGTTAGTCCCTGAGCATGTGGCCATCATTATGGATGGGAATGGCCGCTGGGCTAACCAACAAGGCTTGCCGAGGACGGCAGGCCATACCGCAGGCGAGGCTTCGCTGATGGATACGATTGCAGGGGCAATCGAGGCGGGGGTTAAGGTTCTTTCGGTCTACGCTTTTTCGACAGAAAATTGGCGTCGTTCACCTACTGAAGTTCGCTTTCTAATGGGATATTCACGTGAAGTTTTACGGCGGCGTTGTGATGAACTAAAGGCTTGGAATGTCCGAGTACGGTGGAGTGGTCGACGCCCGAAGCTATGGAAATCTGTGATTAGTGAACTGGAAAGGGCTGAACGGCTAACAGCTAACAACACTGGGCTGACTTTGGTTATGAATCTAAACTATGGTGGTCGCGCCGAGTTAGCTGATGCGGCCGCAAAAATCGCTCAAGAAGTTGCGGATGGAAAACTTAATCCGCAACGGATCACTCCACAAACAATTCAGAAGCATTTATATCTACCAGACTTACCAGACGTTGATTTGCTGATTAGGACTAGTGGAGAGCAGCGCTTTTCGAACTATTTGCTTTGGCAGTGTGCTTATGCGGAAATGGTATTTTGGCCTAATCCCTGGCCCGAGTTTGGGCGAGAACCGCTTTGGCAAGTTTTACTTGAATACCTCCAACGGGATCGTCGTTTTGGTGGGGCAATCGACCAAGTGACTAAAAGCTAG
- a CDS encoding ABC transporter permease subunit — protein MDQSTVKTKRFDRFDLSWGFWVKVALMALINALGVYGLLAAWAAESYLTLAVVLVTLIIADVIYFSRRFIPAKYLFPGLAFLLVYQVFVMGYTGFVSFTNYGTGHNSTKADAITQILAQHQKRVPGSPTINTTVVEKNDKLSLAIWDAEKKAVLVGNMQHPLTLVEGAKANDKAITEVPGYQVLKFADLVKRQQEVAGLKAPLTDDPNDGFYVTTDGTKGFLAKSDFRYDEEKDELLDTTNNVVYQPNGEGAFADPEGNTIMPGWRVPVGFANYTNMAHGSDLAWPFFNALVWSFIFAIFSVVSTFAFGLLLALVFHDKRIRGRKIYQSLFILPYAFPAFLSTLVWKGMLNTKFGFINEVLLGGAEIPWLTNGTLAKVSILGVNLWLGFPYMFLICLGALQALPEDIMEAAKIDGAGPIRTLFSVKLPLILVSTMPLLIASFAFNFNNFSLIYMLTGGGPNYPGASLPVGETDILISMVYKIAFEGGSQNYGLASALSILIFLVVGVISYFGLKRSNAMGED, from the coding sequence ATGGACCAATCAACAGTTAAAACCAAACGTTTTGATCGCTTTGATCTATCTTGGGGCTTTTGGGTAAAAGTTGCCCTGATGGCACTCATTAACGCCCTCGGTGTTTATGGGCTACTTGCGGCATGGGCAGCAGAATCATATCTGACCCTAGCCGTTGTCTTGGTTACCCTGATTATTGCGGACGTGATTTATTTTTCTCGCCGCTTTATTCCAGCGAAGTACCTTTTCCCAGGACTGGCCTTCCTTTTGGTGTATCAAGTTTTCGTCATGGGATACACCGGTTTCGTTTCCTTCACTAACTATGGGACGGGGCATAACTCCACTAAAGCTGACGCGATTACTCAGATCCTAGCCCAGCATCAAAAGCGCGTGCCAGGTTCACCCACCATCAACACCACTGTGGTGGAAAAGAATGACAAACTATCTTTGGCGATCTGGGATGCGGAAAAGAAAGCCGTTCTAGTTGGTAATATGCAGCATCCTTTGACCCTAGTCGAGGGCGCAAAGGCCAACGACAAAGCAATCACCGAGGTGCCAGGTTACCAAGTCCTAAAGTTTGCTGACCTAGTTAAACGGCAACAAGAAGTTGCCGGCTTGAAAGCACCACTTACAGATGATCCCAATGACGGCTTCTATGTCACCACTGACGGCACTAAAGGCTTTTTAGCAAAGTCCGATTTTAGATACGACGAAGAAAAAGACGAGCTACTAGACACCACAAATAATGTGGTTTATCAGCCCAATGGGGAAGGTGCCTTTGCCGATCCAGAGGGCAACACCATCATGCCAGGATGGCGCGTGCCGGTTGGCTTCGCTAACTACACCAACATGGCTCATGGCTCAGATCTTGCCTGGCCGTTCTTTAATGCGCTGGTTTGGTCCTTCATCTTCGCAATTTTCTCGGTAGTTTCAACTTTTGCCTTCGGACTCTTGCTGGCGTTGGTCTTCCATGACAAGCGGATTCGAGGTCGAAAGATTTACCAGTCGCTTTTCATCTTGCCGTACGCCTTCCCAGCATTCCTTTCCACCTTGGTTTGGAAGGGAATGTTGAATACCAAATTCGGTTTCATTAACGAGGTCTTATTAGGAGGCGCGGAGATTCCTTGGTTGACCAATGGCACCCTCGCCAAAGTCTCCATTCTTGGAGTGAATCTCTGGCTGGGATTCCCCTACATGTTCTTAATTTGTTTGGGAGCCCTGCAGGCTCTGCCAGAAGACATTATGGAAGCAGCCAAAATTGACGGTGCCGGCCCAATCCGCACCCTCTTTAGTGTCAAGCTCCCATTAATCCTCGTATCAACCATGCCATTGTTGATCGCTTCTTTCGCCTTCAACTTCAATAACTTCTCGTTGATCTACATGTTGACCGGTGGCGGTCCAAACTATCCGGGCGCTTCCTTGCCAGTTGGTGAAACCGATATTTTGATTTCCATGGTTTATAAGATCGCCTTCGAAGGTGGCAGCCAGAACTACGGTTTGGCATCTGCTCTTTCGATCCTGATTTTCCTAGTGGTAGGGGTAATCTCCTACTTCGGTCTCAAACGTTCCAATGCAATGGGGGAGGACTGA
- the era gene encoding GTPase Era — MTDHELDFSGLITPDYDENFKAGFAALVGRPNVGKSTLTNALVGSKVAIMSDRPETTRHTIRGIVHREDGQIVLVDTPGYHRPRTLLGKRLNEMVRETLSEVDVVLFCLPSDQKVGPGDQFIANELKSTKTPIIAVATKADKVSPERLTQHLLDIDRLGNWAEIIPVSGLRGDRVEKLVELILNYLPSSPPLYPDGELTDEPEQVMIAELIREAALEGVREELPHSLAVQVEEIIERPPHNAAQKAGEEPTMVDIHVNLFVERDSQKGIIIGKNGVRLRQVGERARKQITALLGRRVYLDLHVRTAKDWQRDPKMLGRLGF, encoded by the coding sequence ATGACCGACCATGAACTAGATTTTTCTGGTCTTATTACCCCAGATTACGACGAAAACTTCAAGGCCGGTTTTGCCGCCCTCGTGGGGCGTCCCAATGTTGGAAAATCCACGCTGACTAACGCTTTAGTGGGTTCCAAAGTAGCCATTATGTCTGATCGGCCCGAAACCACGCGTCACACGATTCGCGGTATCGTTCACCGAGAAGATGGCCAAATTGTTTTGGTTGACACTCCCGGATATCACCGTCCTCGGACCTTGCTGGGCAAGCGTCTGAACGAAATGGTGCGAGAAACCTTGAGTGAAGTCGATGTAGTGCTTTTTTGCCTTCCATCGGATCAAAAAGTGGGCCCCGGCGACCAATTTATTGCAAATGAGCTCAAGAGCACTAAAACGCCAATTATTGCAGTTGCGACCAAGGCCGATAAAGTCAGTCCAGAACGACTCACTCAACATCTGCTAGATATTGATCGTCTAGGAAACTGGGCCGAGATTATTCCGGTTTCAGGTTTGCGTGGTGATCGGGTGGAAAAACTAGTCGAACTGATTTTGAATTACTTGCCCTCCTCGCCTCCGCTTTATCCAGATGGGGAACTAACTGATGAACCAGAGCAGGTGATGATTGCAGAGCTAATCCGTGAAGCCGCCCTAGAAGGTGTCCGTGAGGAATTACCGCACTCTCTAGCCGTTCAGGTGGAAGAAATCATCGAACGTCCACCACATAATGCCGCTCAAAAAGCTGGGGAAGAACCCACCATGGTGGATATCCACGTTAACCTGTTCGTTGAACGCGACAGTCAAAAAGGGATCATTATTGGTAAGAACGGGGTTCGTTTGCGACAAGTAGGTGAGCGTGCTCGCAAGCAGATTACCGCCTTGCTCGGACGCCGCGTTTACCTTGATCTGCATGTGCGTACCGCCAAAGATTGGCAGCGTGATCCGAAGATGCTTGGGCGTCTGGGTTTCTAA